DNA from Geobacillus vulcani PSS1:
TGAGGTATACCGTGAGTATGTCGACAGGGGGATTAGCGGAAAATCCATTCAAGGAAGACCAGCTCTCCAACAACTACTGAACGATGCCAAACAGAAAGCGTTTGACATGGTCCTAGTATGGAAAACGAACCGCTTGTCAAGAAACATCTTAGACTTATTGAAAATCGTTAACCTATTGAAGCAAAAAAATATAGCTTTTAAGTCTTATTCCGAAAACCATGAGACAGAAACGGCATCAGGACAGCTTCATTTTAACATAATGGCTGCCATTGCAGAGTTTGAGAGAGCCAACATAGCCGAGAATGTGAAAATGGGAATGCTGGCAAGAGCAAAAGAAGGAGCATGGAATGGAGGGCAAGTGCTGGGCTATGATACAGTAGAAATTCCTAGTGAAAACCGAAAGAAGAAGTCTACTATGCTCGTAGTGAATGAAAAAGAAGCCCAAACAGTAAGACGTATTTTTCAACTCTATATTGAAGGGAACGGCTACAAATCAATTGCTAATAAGCTCAACAAAGAGGGGCATCGAACAAAGAAAAATAACTTCTTTTCCATTAACGCTATCAAAACAATTCTCACAAACCCCATCTACGTTGGCTATATTCGTTATAACGTAAGGGTAGACTGGAGTGAAAAACGGCGAAATAACATCAACCCCAATCCAGTCATTGTGAAAGGTCAGCATACACCGATTATCAGCGAGGAAGTATGGGAGAAGGCTCAAACTATCATGAGAAATCGGAGCGGGAAGCCTAATCGTATTCACAGCGGGGAATACCCTCTTACTGGTCTTTTGAAGTGCCCTTCTTGTGGAGCAGGGATGGTCCTTGGTCGGACAACCAATCGCAATAAGGATGGAACAAAGCGGGTTCTAGAATATTACGTCTGTGGCGCTTGGAAGAACAAGGGGACGGCTGTTTGCCGCTCCAACGGCATTCGCACGGAATATGCAGACAATTATGTACTGAACAAGGTAGCGATGTTTGCTAACAATGATAATCTTATAAAGGAGATTGTCGAAAAGATTAATCAAGGTTACCGAAGCGTAACAGAACCGCTCCAAAAGGAATATGCAGCTTTGAAGAAAGCCATCGAGGCGATTCAATCCAAAAAAGACAAGGTGTTAGGATTGTATGAAGATGGAGTGTTGGGCAAAGGGGAATTAATGGAACGCTTGGCAAAGCTTAATGACGAAAAGAAACTACTCGATGAACGAATAGCTCCACTCGAACAGCAACTAGGGCAGGTTGACAAGAAGGAAGTATCATTCCAAATGGTTAAGGAAGTCATGCAGAATTTTATGAGTTGCTACAAAGAGTGCATCACCGCTGAACAAAGGAAACGGCTTCTGCACCTACTTATTAATAAAATTACTATTGCTGAGAATAAGAAAATCGAAACAATTCAAATCCAATTGAATAATGAAGTGGTTAGATATTTTGCTAATAAAGGAGAAGGTAAATCATCCGATGAAGATGACTTATCTTCTCCTTTTTCTATTTATTTTGACCTCTAATGCTGAGAAAGACAAGTAAATCTCTAGGGAGTGAATATATATGAAAATCATTGATGTATTTTGGGACTATCTCAAAGGGTATCAACCTCATCTGACTAATGAGGATTGGTTAGTCGATGTGATGCTAATACAGAAGGATGATTTAATTAATCAACAAATAAAGGCTCAAGTTCCGCAAAATATGGAAATATTAAAATGCTATGTTTTCTTTTATGAAAATGATAAATCAACATTGATTTACCTTTTACAGGATGAAGATGGAAAGAAAAATATATCTATCGGTTTATTATGCAACGACTGTTTAGTTCATTCTATTAGTTTAATAAACCAAGATGATTATTCCATGAGGAATAAAGGTGACGGTAAAAATTAATAGCGAGTTTGCAATTCGATTATAAGGGAGAAAAGGTATTGCCCGATGAAGATGATTTCTCTTTTTACTTTATACCAGATATGAAAGGAGGTGTTGAAATTGTCACCAATAGAACTATTTAAGTCTGGAATGATGTTTGGAATAGCTATTTATAGTTTTATCAAAAGGGAAATGTATAAACATGAAAGGAGGTAAAGAGGATGAGGTATTTTGCATTAGGGACGATATTGGGGTTTCTCATCTGCATAGCAGTAGATAATCTGAAAAATTGATACGGAGGAAGGGAACTTGGAAATAATTTCTATAGTTCAAGATGTTTATAAGTTACGACCAAAACTGCCAGTAAAAATGGTCGATTACCTCGAAGAAGAATTTATAGGTCTCTATGAGTATCTTAGCAATGGTGAAAATTTAGAGGAATTCAGCTTGGAAGCTCAACAGTGTATGATTATTTTACAAGAGAAACGAGAAATTCAACGGTTGTTAGAAGAACGATTAGACATAGAGTTTGTCGAAAGAATTGAGCTAGAGTCTTTGAGTGTCTACAGAATCGGAGTCAGAAGGTCAGATGATATTCAGCTTTACTACTGTATTGCAGGGATTTTTGGGAGACAAATAGAGAAAAGTTTGAGAGAATTGGAAGGCGGATGTTTAGACTAAAGAACTACAAAATATATTAATTATATATTAATTAGGTTAAGGTTGTTTTTGGAAAGATGTCACGCATAGGAGAACATAATAATGCTCATACGATACTCTCTCTAGGCTTTAGATACCTATGTGGTAATTTTTATGTACCTAACACAAAAGGAATATTGTTACAATTGATATGATTCATACTTAATTAAATGTGTAAGAAAGGATGAGAATAGATGAGAGATTTACTGAACAAAGACGAAGTGAAAATAGCTGAATTTTGTCAGGAAGTATTAGACCTAGAAAAAGCAAAGCTTCCTGATGAATATTATTATACAAGTGTACCTCTGTGTGTAATTGATTCAGTTTTTTCAATAGGAGTTAGATATGAAGGGGTCAAAAATACCGTAAAGAGATATTGTGAATACTTTGGATTACATCCATACCGATTAGAGCCCGATTATCCAACCCCCTCAGAGCAACAGTCAGTGGAGCATTTTTTACGTTCTTTTGATGAATTAGGATTAGAGGAATTTGTCCATACAGTGTTTAAAAACAGACAAAGAACATCCACTAGAAACGGAATACTAAAAGCTGAAGCGGTTTATAGGTTTTGTAAGGTACTCAATAAGTACGGTGTAAATTATTTACAGGATGTTAAAAAACTATATGGCAATGAGCAATTCGAGGAAGAGATAAAATCAATACCTGGTCAAAAAAGCGGTATTTCGCTTGTTTACTTTTACATGCTAGCAGGAGAGGATAATTGGATTAAACCTGACAGAATGATAATTCGTTTTCTTGAAAGAGTGCTCCAAAGAAAGGTAAAGCTAGATGAAGCACAAACTCTTTTGCAGGCAACCTCTAAGATACTTGCGGAAAAATACCCAAACATGACTCCCCGTTTATTGGATTATCAAATTTGGAATTATGTAAGAAATAATAATCTATAGTGTTTGTTAGAGAGTTTTTGCATATCTCAGTAAAGAGGGAATGATATGTAATTATTTCAATAGGTATCGATTATATGGCGAAGATTTATTGTCTTTACAAGTTATTATAGAAATATAATAACCTCATTTAGATATGTTACGGAGAGCCGTATCATAAGTAAATGAGGTTTTCTATTTCTTAGTTTCATGATGGAGAGAAGACGTTTGATCACAGATTTATTCATTACTGTTGAATACGGGAGATCAAGTTGAGACATTTGGTTCAAATAGCCGTTGCGCCAATGCAGCACAACGGCTATCCTTCATCCATCATTGTTTGTGTCAGGATGAAGCGGCCTCATTTTTTTTATGGAAATCTTTTTCGATTAAGGAATTTTTAGATGATTCACTCATGACGAAATAGGTGATCAAGCTAATAGCGATGCAGCCAGCAACATAGTAAAAAAATGCTGATTCAATGCCCGCATTCTTCAGCCATAGAGCGACAAATTCAGTTGTTCCGCCAAAGATGGCGACAGTCAGCGAATAAGGAAACCCTACACCGAGCGCACGTATTTCTGTCGGGAATAATTCTGCTTTGACAATGGCATTAATGGAAGTATATCCGGTGACAATGACAAGTCCCCCCATCATGAGCAAGAAGGCGATGAACGGATTGGGTGTTTGTTTCATGAATACAAAGATCGGTACAGTTAGCAGTGCCCCAAGGATGCCAAAGCTAATTAAAAGTGGTTTGCGGCCGATTCGATCGGACAGCATTCCGGCAAACGGTTGGAGAACAACAAAAACCAATAGAGCAATAAAATTGATCCAGCTGACGGTTTCTTTGTCGATCCCTACTGAATTGACCATAAATTTTTGCAGATAAGTTGTATAGGTATAGAACGCGACAGTGCCCCCCAGTGTGAGGCCAACAACGGTCAGGACGGCTTTTGGATATTTCATCAACAATTTGAGGGTGCCTGCATGTTTACGTGTTTCTGTGTGCATTTCTGAGTATTGCTCAGACTCGTCCATTGAACGGCGTAGCCATAATACGATCAGCGCGCCGATGGCTCCGATGGCAAAAGGAATGCGCCATCCCCAAGAAGCCATTTGTCTTTCATTCAATATTTGTTGAAGAATAATTTGAACGCCAAGGGCTACCAATTGGCCCGATACAAGCGTTACATATTGAAAACTAGAATAGAATCCCCGACGTCCGCTAGTAGCCATTTCGGACAAATAAGTAGCGGAAGTTCCATATTCTCCTCCTAGTGATATTCCTTGAATCAGCCGGGCTAGGACTAGGATAACGGGGGCCAACATGCCAATGCTACTGTATCCAGGTGTACAAGCAATCACAAGGGAACCGAGAGCCATAATCATAACGGAAAGTGTCAAGGCAGCCCGGCGTCCATGCCGATCTGCATACCGTCCCATAACCCAACTGCCCAGCGGTCTCATCAGAAACCCAATCGCAAAAATGCCAGCTGTGTTTAGCAGTTGAACGGTCATGTTCCCTTCAGGAAAAAACTCAGATGAAAAATAGACGGCAAAAGCAGAATAAACGTACCAGTCATACCATTCAATCAGATTTCCTAACGATCCTTTAAAAATGTTTGCGGTAATGCGTCTGGATGCATGATAGTCAGTAGTTTGCCTCATGTTTCATCCTCCTTGGCTGTGTAGAATTCCACATTTCAGTTATAAATTGTTATTCGACGTCTTCGCTATCAAATCCTCCCAGAAAAAGGGATGCTAGGGAAAAGTTAAGGAGAGCCGCCTAATTTATGCAGCTCCCCCGCATTGGGCCGATACTTTATTTTTGCCGCTTTCTTTCGAACGAAGCAATAAATGATCAGCATAAATGTACGCTTTTTCGATCGACATGGTCCCCTCTGCTTGGAAAAAGTAAAGACCAAAGGACGATGTATAGGAAATGGGACATTTCACCGCCATGTACTCGATCAACACCGTGCTATGGCGCACTGCTTCTCGAATCTCCTCGACAAGCTGGACGCTCTCTTCAAACGTGCGATGACGCAAAAACATCGTAAATTCTTCGCCGCCGCTGCGAAACAAAAAATCGCCCTCTTTGAGAAATTGTTTCAAGGTTGAGGCGAAATGGCGGATCACTTCGTCGCCGACGGCATGGTTATACGTATCGTTGATCATTTTAAAATTGTCGATATCAGCGACGACGACGCCGATCCATTCACCTGATCCGTTTAGCTTGGCGATCGTTTGGTCCATATAGGCGCGGTTATGAACGCCGGTCAGAAAGTCGGTGTAGGCCATTTTTTCGAAGTGGTCGCGTTCTAGTTTATGCCGAATGCTTTGTGATTTGGAAAAGAACGAGCGGCTGACGAAGTAATTCAGCAAAAATAAGCTTAAAAGCATATCCCACCGCTGTTCTTGCAAAAAGAGAAATAACAGACCGTTTGTCAGCGCCGTTTTTCCCATGTCCGTCCAGCTTCTCGTCTTAATAAAATCCAATGCCTCGTGCTTTGTCTGGATGTCGCCGGTTATATAAAAAATGATGATCAGGCAACAGTCAGTCAAAAAGGAAACGACGATGACGAGCAGGAATAAAAGCAACCAGAAGCCGATGACTGGAATAGGCTGAAACAGCGGACCAAGGAGATCGTATAAGGCAAACGCGAGCGAATTGAACGTCACAAACGCACCAATGTTGTATAATGTGTGCAGCCATTCATCGGGTTCCGCTGTTTTCAAATATTTTTTTGCCATATGTTCAGTCAAGCGAAACAACGCTTCAAAGATAAACAGCCCGAACGGGCCGGCAAATAAGGCGAACGATAAACTGTAGTTAATGCCGTAATCAACGGGAATATTGTTTTTTGTTTTGTCGATGACGCGCAAGTGTGAATACAAGCTGGAAAACAGCCAGTAAAACAGCAAGGCGATGACATAGGTGCGATCGAAGGAAGGCGGCTTTGACACAAACACAACAGCAATGGACGCGGAAAAAACGGCAAAAATGATCGGTCGTGCCCGGAGTAACATCACAGCTCTCTCTCCTATAAATCTGACCTCTGACAACTTTGGCGTTGATGGAGTGGTTCCAAAAAGAGGAAGACCACTCACATGCCAGTGGTTTTCAGCCAAAATACGGACTATAGCAGGCGATGGCGAACAGTGAATTTGGAAACTGTCTTTTTATAGAATCAAGATGTTCCCAATTGGAACAAACGAACATATGGTTACATCTATTATAGTACTATATACACAATTGTGAAAATAGACGAAATGGCATTGTTTTTCGTCTTTTTTCCACAAAATTTGACATATATTGAGTGAAAGCTGGCTCAATTCAGCTGGATCGTGCTTGTTTCGTTGAATGAAACAGGAAGCAGATCAATCATTGTTGATTGTTCCAGTACAGCTAGCGCGATTGCAGCGTTGTCGGCGATGGAAAGGGTGGAAATATCGTATTGCCGAATCCGAATACGATTGCGGCAGCCGAGTTGTTTGGAGCTGCTCTTTTTCCCGCTTATGGCGGCTAGGGTCGTTCGGTCAGCCATGGCTTGTTCGTTGCAATAGTATGTTGGCGATTTGTTTGCGCTCAGAGGAAGTAGCGCTTCGGTTGGCGAACAACATGATAGTGGAGGCTGCTGTCATCTTTTATGCCAAGACGGGCGTTTCCGATGACTTTTCGTTTCCAAGGTTTGGATAGGGATAAAAGAGGAGGGAAAAAGAATGAGAATTGTCATAGCCCCTGATTCATTCAAAGAAAGTCTGTCTGCGCTCGAAGTCGCCAAGGCGGTCGAGCGTGGATTTCGCGAAGTGTTTCCAGATGCGGAATACATCAAAGTGCCGATGGCCGATGGCGGGGAAGGAACGGTGCGGTCGCTCGTTGACGCGACCGGCGGCTGCATCGTCGAAACAGAAGTGACCGGGCCGCTCGGAGAGCCGGTGCGGGCGTTTTTTGGCTTGCTTGGTGATGGAAAGACGGCGGTGATTGAGATGGCTGCCGCCTCAGGGCTACACCTTGTCCCGCGCGACCGGCGCAACCCGTTGGTGACAACGACGCGAGGGACAGGGGAGTTGATCCTTGCAGCGCTGGATGCAGGCGCCACCCATCTCATCATCGGTATCGGCGGCAGCGCGACGAACGACGGTGGGGCCGGCATGGTGCAGGCGCTCGGGGGGCGGCTTCTGGATCGAGACGGCCGCGACATCGGTCCGGGCGGCGGCGCGCTGGCCGATTTGCATGCGATTGACCTTTCCGGACTCGATCCACGCCTTGCGTCAGTTCGCATTGACGTGGCATGCGACGTCGACAACCCGCTCACCGGGACGAACGGGGCGTCGGCCATTTTCGGTCCGCAAAAAGGGGCGACGCCGGACATGATTGCGGTTCTCGACCGGAATTTGGCGCATTACGCTGACGTCATCCGCCGCGAACTCGGCAAACAAGTCGGCGACATTCCCGGCGCTGGTGCGGCGGGCGGTTTGGGAGCAGGGCTGCTCGCGTTTCTTCCGGTCAAGTTGAAGCGCGGCGTCGAGATTGTAATCGAGACGGTTCAGCTCGCAGAGCGCGTCAAAGACGCTGACTTGGTCATCACCGGCGAAGGGCGGATCGATGAACAGACGGTGTTCGGCAAAACGCCGATCGGCGTCGCTAAGACAGCGAAACAGTTCGGTGTTCCGGTCATCGGCATCGCCGGATCGTTGGGCGACCACAGCGCTGTCGTGCTGGAGCATGGCATCGACGCGCTGTTTACGATCGTTCCAGGCGTTGTGTCATTGGAAAAAGCGCTGGAGCAGGCAGAACATTATGTGGCACAAACGGCGCGGCATATTGCTTCTGTGTATCGTCTCGGTCAAATGAAAGGGACATCTTCCTCTTAAGCGGGGAAGATGAAGGGATTTCTCCATGGGTGAAATCCTATTGTTGATCGGCATGTTCTCTTCAGCCTTCCCTTCTTGGGTCGGCAATAGACAAAGGTGCTGATTTGTGCTGCCCACAACCTCCTCAAAAAAGCCGCTAAGGACAAACCATCGTCCCTAGTGGCATCAATCAGGGAAGGAATAAAGGCGGAATCTCCTTTTATTTAGCCAAATTAGGTAAAAACAAAGAGGAGCTGACTCCAAACGTCGGCGTTTTAGCGGATGTTTGGGTCAGCTCCTCCTTTTTTGTATGTTGTGACTCATTGGCTGAGGAGGTCAGCCGTTTGTTTGCCTGCCCGCGGCCATGAAGCGATCGCTTCAAGCGCACCGTGGATCGTGAAGCGGCCGAATCGGTGCGGCAAAATAAAGTGGTCGCCTTGGCGGATCGCGTATACTCGCTCATTATGAACGAGTTCACCTTCACCTTTCAGGATGCTGACAATAAGAAACGGTTTCGTCTGTTCTGACGTGAACGCATCATGGACGTCCCATTTTTGGACGCCGAAGTAGTCGCCTTCCACGAAGGTTGTCACCGTCGCACTCGGAAATTCGGCGACATGAGGGCGGACATCGATGTCGCGGTGCGGGACGGTTGTGACGTCAATCGCTTTTTCTAGATGGAGCTCCCGCTTCCGCCCTTGGCTGTCGACGCGGTCGTAGTCGTAGACGCGGTAGGTCGTATCCGAGCTTTGCTGCGTCTCAAGGACGAGGGTCCCTTCGCAAAGGGCGTGGATCGTGCCGCTCGGGACATAGAAGAAGTCGCCGGGGCGGATCGACACTTTCCGAAGTAAACGATCCCATTCCCCCGCCTCCATCATCGCGCGCAGCTGCTCTTTCGTTTCTGCATAGTGGCCGTAAATGAGCTGAGCGCCCGGCTTGCAGTCGATGATGTACCAGCACTCCGTTTTGCCGAGCTCCCCGCCTTCATGCATTTTCGCATATTCATCGTCCGGGTGGACCTGGACTGACAAGTCGGCGTTGGCGTCTAAAATTTTCGTCAACAGTGGGAAGCGGTCAGACGGGAAGTGGCCGAACAAATCGCGGCGTTCCTCCCATAATTGTCCGAGTGTCATCCCCGCAAATGGTCCGCGCGCGACAACTGTTTGCCCGTGGGGATGGGCGGATACGGCCCAACATTCTCCGGTTTGCGAAGACGGAATGTCGTAGCCGAATCGTTCGGCGAGCTTCGTGCCGCCCCAAATCCGTTCTTGAAAGACAGGAGTGAGAAAAATTGGTTCAAAGTCCATGCGTCATCCCTCCTGAACACATCGTGCACCATGCAATCGGTCTCTACTGTTCATCTTACCATGAAATGCGCCGGCGGCAAATGAAAACAATAAAGGGTTAGGAGCATATGTTCCTAACCCTGTAGAAACTCAAGATCCGGCTTGTTAATCGCGACGATGTTCCGTTGGCATCGCCTATGTGCTAGCTTCATGTCGCGTCCTCAAGTTCAATGCGTGCGAGCGGCTGTTTCGCCGGCCCTTCGACGACGTCGCCATCGATGGAGAAACGCGAGCCATGACAAGGGCAGTCCCATGTCCGGTCGCCGCTGTTCCACTCCAGCTCGCACCCCATATGGGTGCACGTCGTGTCGACGACATGGAGCACCCCGGCCTCGTCCTTATAGGCGCCAGCCCGCTTTCCGTTGACCGAGACAACCGCCCCTTCGCCGCGCGCCAAATCTTGCGGCCGGCGGACAACCGGTTCGATCTTTCCCTCCAGCAAATGTTTGGCGACGTCAAGGTTTGTCGTGAAAAACTGCTTCATGCTTGGATCAGCGTAAAAGCGCGAGGGGGAGTACAAGTCTCGGTATCGGTTGTCGCGTTCGAGGATGAGGTCAGACAAAAGCATTCCGGCGACCGTCCCGTTCGTCATCCCCCACTTCCGGTATCCTGTCGCGACATAAATGTTTGGCGTCCCTGCCGTCATTCGGCCGATGTATGGCACTTTGTCCAGTGTCGTCAAATCTTGGGCGGACCAACGGTAACGGATGTCGCTCACCGTAAACAGCTGCGAAGCGAACGAGGACAGCGCCTCGTAATGACGCATCGTCGGCACGCCTTGGCCGGTTTTATGGTTTTCGCCGCCGATCAAGATGAGCGTCTCGCCGCCTGCCGCTGCGGAGCGGATCGAGCGTTTGGGTTCATCGGCGCTTAAATACATGCCGCCCGGGTACGGTTCAGCGATCGTCACTCCCAATACGTACGACCGTTCGGCGTACATGCGCGAAAAGTAAAATCCGCCGTCGTAAAACGGAAAGTGAGAACAGACGGCGACATGGTCGCACTCAACCTGTTTTTTGTCTCGCGTAATGACCGTCATCCTTTTCCCTTGTTCAATATCCGCCGCTGGTGTGTGTTCGTAAATGGCGCCGCCAGCCTGTGTAATCGAATCAACGAGCTTGGCTAAATATTTGAGCGGGTGGAACTGTGCCTGCCGCTTCATCACGACTGCTGCCGCCACCGACAGCGGGAGCGGGATCGACTCAACGAAGGCGCCGTCAATGCCAAGCCGTTCGTAGGCTTCCCATTCTTTTACAATTTTTTGGAAAGAGGAGGAAGATGTCGTATAAATATAGGCATCTTGCTCGCAAAAGTCGCAGTCGATTTGTTGTTCTTCGATCGTGCGGCGGATAAACTGGAGTGCGTCCATGCAGGCGTCATAATAGAGCCGCGCCTTTTCTGCGCCAAAATGATTGAGAAACTCATCGTAAACGAGATCGTGTTGGGCGGTGATTTTTGCTGTCGTGTGGCCGGTCGTGCCGTTTAGAAGCCGATCGGCTTCCAGAAGGGCGACGCGCGCCCCTTGCGCCGACAGCAAATAGGCCGTTGTAATCCCGGAAATGCCTCCGCCGATGATCGCGACGTCGACGGAAATGTCTGCATCAAGCTTCGGAAATGATGGAAGCGAAACGGAGTCGCGCCAGTAAGGCTCTACGATGGAAGGAAGGGACGACATGATTACCTCCTCCTTGCATGTCAATGTTGTCTTCTGTAGTTTTCCTTTTGCAAGATAAACTATTCCACATATCCACAACGGTTTTCTTTTTTTGGCAACCATCCGCAAGGAGAAGGAAAGATGGTACAATAGAAAAAGAGAATCAAACTGTTTTGCAAAAATAATGTCAAAGGAAGATCGGGAGTGAATAAATATACAAATTCGTTTCATGAACGCCCCCATGCGCTGGCAGACAGCCTGATTTTAGAGCATTACAGTTTAAGTGAACTCAATTTTGAGACGGTCAGCCATTACCGCGAGCGGTTTGCTCGAGTGAAACCGGGCCATCCGTGGAACGGGCTCGAGACAAAAGAATTTTTGTACAAAATCGGCGCGTGGGGCAAGCTGCGCGACAGCAGCAAAGAAGGGCTGACGCTCGCGGGATTGTTGATGTTCAGTGAGGAGCGGATCATCACTGAGGTGTTGCCGCAATACTTTTTGGAATATCGAGAGCACGCTGACAGTGAAGCGGCAGGATGGATGAAGCGGTTCACGTCGCAAGACGGCACATGGTCCGGCAACATTTACGATTTTTATTTTCGAGTGCTTGCTGAGCTGGAGCGTCACGTTTGGGCGAATGAAGGGAGGGCTCTGCTTGGAGAGGCGCTCGTCAACGCGCTTGTGCACGCCGACTACGGAGAGGAAGGCGGCATCACCGTCGAAAAGGAGGATAGCTCATTTCGCTTTGCCAACCCGGGACGGTTCCGTATCCCGATTGAAGCGGCCATGGCAGGGCATACGAGCAATTTGCGCAATCCGAATATTTTTAAAATGTTTTTGCTGATCGACGTATGCAAACGCGCGGGATCGGGCCTTAAGCGAATGCGTGATATGCAAGAACAGGCGCTTGTCTGTCCGGTTGATATCTCGCAACAAACGAATCCGGACCGTACCATCGTTGTGTTGTGTCCGCTGTTATTTCCAGCTGAAATTAGCGCAACAATGGAAACAGAACCGGATGGACAGATGGAACAGCTGGAACCCGAATGGCTGGATCCGGACAGCGGACAGGAAACCGAGAGCTTCGTAACTAACGAACCAAACTCCGTAAATACGAACAAAAACTCTGTTAATAAGAAACCGAACTACAGAAATAAGGACAAAAACTCCGTAAACAGCGGCTCGGACTCCGTAAAAAAAGGCCTGAACTCCGTAAATGAACTGTCGAACTTCGTAAATAAAAACTCGGAGTCCGTAAATAACTTGTCTAACTCCGTAAACAACGACATCCGTATGCATGACAGCAACGAAAAAGAAGAAATCATTGAAGAACGGCTATGGAAGATGGCAGAATTAGCAAGGCGAAAAAAACGGTTGGCTCCAGCGGTCATGGAACAATTGATCGTTCGGTTATGCCGCGAGCGGCCGCTGCGTCTGAAAGAGCTAGCGGAGCTGCTCGAACGGACGCCGGATGGATTGCGCAACAATTATTTAGGAAAGTTATTAGAGGAAGGAAAAATCCGCTTAAAGTACCCGGATCAGCCCAATCATCCGCGCCAAGCCTATATGGCGGCCGATGAATGAAAAGGTTGGAGGGTGAAAGCGGATCATGATCCAAACGGAAATACAACGGTCGGGAGGATGGTGTCTGCGATCGCACATGTCCTGCTTTTTGTTTCTTTCGTGATGGTTTTATGCCAAAGAGGGTGTCCCGCAAGGATCGGGACACCCTCTCTTTTGATCGGACTTGTCATCCCGCTTGTTTTTCTTCAGAGTGGTCATGCTGGCGACGGTGCATTCCTTTGGCGAAGTATACTGCCGTCAAAAGCAACAACCAAGCTGGGCCGATGATCAAGGCGATGCGCGTATCCGGGAAGTAGGCCATTAAAGCGGCAACACCGATCAAAAAGGCAAGCGACACGTATGAGCTGTACGGATAAAGCGGAAGTTTGAACGTGAGACGTTGTGCTTGTTCCGCGCTCAATTGTTTGCGGAATTTCAGTTGGGACAGCAAAATCACCGCCCA
Protein-coding regions in this window:
- a CDS encoding recombinase family protein, whose protein sequence is MQTNIMTLTEQQDFQERKRVALYARVSTTEQAEEGYSIDEQIRILRQWCERQGYEVYREYVDRGISGKSIQGRPALQQLLNDAKQKAFDMVLVWKTNRLSRNILDLLKIVNLLKQKNIAFKSYSENHETETASGQLHFNIMAAIAEFERANIAENVKMGMLARAKEGAWNGGQVLGYDTVEIPSENRKKKSTMLVVNEKEAQTVRRIFQLYIEGNGYKSIANKLNKEGHRTKKNNFFSINAIKTILTNPIYVGYIRYNVRVDWSEKRRNNINPNPVIVKGQHTPIISEEVWEKAQTIMRNRSGKPNRIHSGEYPLTGLLKCPSCGAGMVLGRTTNRNKDGTKRVLEYYVCGAWKNKGTAVCRSNGIRTEYADNYVLNKVAMFANNDNLIKEIVEKINQGYRSVTEPLQKEYAALKKAIEAIQSKKDKVLGLYEDGVLGKGELMERLAKLNDEKKLLDERIAPLEQQLGQVDKKEVSFQMVKEVMQNFMSCYKECITAEQRKRLLHLLINKITIAENKKIETIQIQLNNEVVRYFANKGEGKSSDEDDLSSPFSIYFDL
- a CDS encoding MFS transporter, producing MRQTTDYHASRRITANIFKGSLGNLIEWYDWYVYSAFAVYFSSEFFPEGNMTVQLLNTAGIFAIGFLMRPLGSWVMGRYADRHGRRAALTLSVMIMALGSLVIACTPGYSSIGMLAPVILVLARLIQGISLGGEYGTSATYLSEMATSGRRGFYSSFQYVTLVSGQLVALGVQIILQQILNERQMASWGWRIPFAIGAIGALIVLWLRRSMDESEQYSEMHTETRKHAGTLKLLMKYPKAVLTVVGLTLGGTVAFYTYTTYLQKFMVNSVGIDKETVSWINFIALLVFVVLQPFAGMLSDRIGRKPLLISFGILGALLTVPIFVFMKQTPNPFIAFLLMMGGLVIVTGYTSINAIVKAELFPTEIRALGVGFPYSLTVAIFGGTTEFVALWLKNAGIESAFFYYVAGCIAISLITYFVMSESSKNSLIEKDFHKKNEAASS
- a CDS encoding GGDEF domain-containing protein, producing MLLRARPIIFAVFSASIAVVFVSKPPSFDRTYVIALLFYWLFSSLYSHLRVIDKTKNNIPVDYGINYSLSFALFAGPFGLFIFEALFRLTEHMAKKYLKTAEPDEWLHTLYNIGAFVTFNSLAFALYDLLGPLFQPIPVIGFWLLLFLLVIVVSFLTDCCLIIIFYITGDIQTKHEALDFIKTRSWTDMGKTALTNGLLFLFLQEQRWDMLLSLFLLNYFVSRSFFSKSQSIRHKLERDHFEKMAYTDFLTGVHNRAYMDQTIAKLNGSGEWIGVVVADIDNFKMINDTYNHAVGDEVIRHFASTLKQFLKEGDFLFRSGGEEFTMFLRHRTFEESVQLVEEIREAVRHSTVLIEYMAVKCPISYTSSFGLYFFQAEGTMSIEKAYIYADHLLLRSKESGKNKVSAQCGGAA
- a CDS encoding glycerate kinase, encoding MRIVIAPDSFKESLSALEVAKAVERGFREVFPDAEYIKVPMADGGEGTVRSLVDATGGCIVETEVTGPLGEPVRAFFGLLGDGKTAVIEMAAASGLHLVPRDRRNPLVTTTRGTGELILAALDAGATHLIIGIGGSATNDGGAGMVQALGGRLLDRDGRDIGPGGGALADLHAIDLSGLDPRLASVRIDVACDVDNPLTGTNGASAIFGPQKGATPDMIAVLDRNLAHYADVIRRELGKQVGDIPGAGAAGGLGAGLLAFLPVKLKRGVEIVIETVQLAERVKDADLVITGEGRIDEQTVFGKTPIGVAKTAKQFGVPVIGIAGSLGDHSAVVLEHGIDALFTIVPGVVSLEKALEQAEHYVAQTARHIASVYRLGQMKGTSSS
- the manA gene encoding mannose-6-phosphate isomerase, class I; this translates as MDFEPIFLTPVFQERIWGGTKLAERFGYDIPSSQTGECWAVSAHPHGQTVVARGPFAGMTLGQLWEERRDLFGHFPSDRFPLLTKILDANADLSVQVHPDDEYAKMHEGGELGKTECWYIIDCKPGAQLIYGHYAETKEQLRAMMEAGEWDRLLRKVSIRPGDFFYVPSGTIHALCEGTLVLETQQSSDTTYRVYDYDRVDSQGRKRELHLEKAIDVTTVPHRDIDVRPHVAEFPSATVTTFVEGDYFGVQKWDVHDAFTSEQTKPFLIVSILKGEGELVHNERVYAIRQGDHFILPHRFGRFTIHGALEAIASWPRAGKQTADLLSQ